Proteins encoded by one window of Phycisphaerae bacterium:
- a CDS encoding deoxyguanosinetriphosphate triphosphohydrolase — protein MPEELVCYAVSETRSRGRKFPEKPHPYRTDFERDRDRIIHCSAFRRLEGKTQVFTPGLDDYYRTRLTHSIEVAQIGRTIAKELRLNINLTEAICLAHDLGHSPFGHAGEKTLNRLMADFGGFEHNLQALRIVDLLEHLYPDFPGLNLMYETRLGLAKHRSPYDNPKDDTFAEPNCSLEGQVADIADRIAVNSHDLEDGMRAGLIHREQLKNVEIFTEAQNRINAEEMEDPVVQKTRTAKAIIDILVGDCIDVSKKTIAGVNPKTVDEVAHRSENLITLSDESNARLAVLEKFLLQNFYQHKTVTQTAKQIEDWLQQLFEEFCRRGELMPGYFQKLIPRESLQRTVCDYIAGMTDRFCLKCLENPAETVDNL, from the coding sequence ATGCCTGAAGAATTAGTCTGCTACGCCGTCTCTGAAACCCGCAGCCGCGGCCGGAAGTTCCCGGAAAAGCCGCATCCCTACCGCACAGACTTTGAACGTGACCGCGACCGTATAATCCACTGCTCGGCATTTCGCCGGCTGGAAGGCAAAACTCAGGTGTTCACCCCGGGCCTTGACGACTATTATCGCACACGCCTTACACACAGCATCGAAGTGGCGCAAATAGGAAGGACCATAGCAAAGGAGCTTCGGTTAAATATTAATTTGACCGAGGCAATATGCCTGGCACACGATTTGGGACACTCGCCCTTCGGACACGCCGGCGAAAAAACCCTCAACCGTTTAATGGCTGATTTCGGAGGATTCGAGCATAATCTGCAGGCGCTGCGCATTGTCGATTTGCTCGAACATCTGTATCCGGATTTCCCCGGCCTGAACCTGATGTACGAAACCAGACTGGGACTGGCCAAACATCGAAGCCCTTATGACAACCCCAAGGACGATACCTTTGCCGAGCCTAACTGTTCTCTTGAAGGACAGGTCGCAGACATCGCCGACCGAATCGCGGTAAACTCTCACGACCTCGAAGACGGCATGCGGGCAGGCCTGATTCACCGCGAGCAGTTAAAAAACGTTGAAATATTCACAGAAGCACAAAACCGAATAAACGCCGAAGAGATGGAAGACCCGGTAGTCCAAAAAACAAGGACCGCAAAAGCAATTATCGATATTCTTGTCGGCGACTGCATCGATGTGAGTAAAAAAACTATCGCTGGCGTAAATCCGAAAACCGTTGACGAGGTTGCTCACCGCAGCGAAAATTTAATCACGCTTTCAGATGAAAGTAACGCCAGGCTTGCCGTGCTGGAAAAATTTTTACTGCAGAACTTTTATCAACATAAGACCGTAACACAAACAGCAAAGCAAATTGAAGACTGGCTCCAGCAGCTTTTTGAGGAGTTTTGCCGCAGGGGAGAGCTGATGCCGGGCTACTTCCAAAAATTGATACCGAGGGAAAGTTTGCAGCGGACGGTATGCGATTACATTGCGGGTATGACCGATAGATTCTGCCTTAAATGTCTGGAAAATCCGGCTGAAACTGTCGATAATCTTTGA
- a CDS encoding DUF6263 family protein, producing the protein MRQVKISRWLASITVCSLLLAAGCAPAGKEAAKPKVKSGKVATIALKFSPGDLTTYKVINEVERSIKWEGSVPDESIFKGGRNYDKQEMIFAQEIQSIDDKGNAIAKITIKEIKYSSIVKDSSVFEFDTANPTDPQHPLALLIGQSYTIKIAPSGEVIEVIDIKEANAASRKGSVPPRIASRMLSKEAIKERHGNLVLPNTDKNQLQTGDNWSITKAFSFGMMGAESYEKIYTLNQIKSQDKRQVAVIKMNAIPASETSKGHEAKFLERSDNTKTYAGELELDLTAGKVKKYYEKLQQEWTTDFPSGQATETDQEPVILTMSATRFYSLEKID; encoded by the coding sequence ATGAGACAAGTCAAAATCTCCAGATGGCTGGCAAGTATAACAGTTTGTTCACTTCTTCTGGCAGCAGGATGTGCCCCTGCCGGTAAAGAAGCCGCTAAACCCAAGGTCAAATCCGGAAAGGTCGCCACTATTGCGCTGAAGTTCAGCCCCGGAGATTTAACAACTTATAAGGTAATAAACGAGGTAGAACGTAGCATTAAATGGGAAGGAAGCGTACCAGATGAATCCATCTTCAAGGGCGGCCGCAACTACGATAAACAGGAAATGATCTTCGCACAGGAAATACAAAGCATCGACGATAAAGGCAATGCTATCGCAAAAATTACAATCAAAGAGATAAAATATTCTTCTATAGTTAAAGACAGTTCCGTTTTCGAGTTTGACACCGCCAATCCAACAGACCCACAACACCCGCTGGCACTGTTAATCGGGCAGAGCTATACCATAAAAATCGCTCCTTCTGGTGAAGTTATAGAAGTTATTGACATAAAAGAGGCAAACGCTGCGTCCAGGAAAGGTTCCGTACCCCCGAGGATAGCTTCGAGAATGCTTAGCAAGGAAGCAATTAAGGAACGGCATGGAAACCTGGTTCTGCCGAATACCGACAAAAACCAATTACAGACAGGTGACAATTGGAGCATCACGAAGGCTTTTTCCTTCGGTATGATGGGGGCGGAATCATATGAAAAAATTTATACACTAAATCAAATCAAAAGCCAGGATAAGCGGCAGGTTGCCGTCATAAAGATGAATGCTATTCCCGCCTCAGAAACGTCAAAAGGACATGAAGCCAAGTTTTTAGAAAGGTCCGACAATACCAAAACGTATGCCGGTGAGCTGGAATTGGATTTAACTGCCGGCAAAGTCAAGAAATACTATGAAAAACTACAGCAGGAATGGACTACTGACTTTCCTTCCGGACAAGCAACAGAAACAGACCAAGAGCCTGTTATCTTGACAATGAGCGCAACTCGTTTCTACAGCCTCGAAAAAATTGATTAG
- a CDS encoding YkgJ family cysteine cluster protein encodes MVAKCKKDSLLIQKVAEIYKEIDAQINNHRESAGVCIACGKCCDFESFDHKLFVTPPELIFLAANLHGENLKPMKTGRCPYQIDNKCTIYKFRFAGCRIFSCKGDTDFQSGLSERTLKKFKAICEQFQIPYRYADLATALNSFETA; translated from the coding sequence ATGGTGGCAAAATGCAAAAAAGATAGTCTCCTGATACAGAAAGTGGCTGAAATTTACAAAGAAATTGATGCGCAAATAAACAATCACAGGGAGTCGGCAGGAGTATGTATTGCCTGCGGAAAGTGCTGCGATTTTGAAAGTTTCGATCATAAACTTTTTGTTACCCCGCCCGAATTGATTTTCCTTGCGGCGAACTTGCACGGTGAAAATCTAAAGCCGATGAAAACCGGGAGATGTCCCTACCAAATTGACAATAAATGCACAATATATAAATTTCGTTTCGCCGGCTGCAGAATTTTCTCCTGTAAGGGCGATACTGATTTTCAAAGCGGATTGAGCGAGAGGACCTTGAAGAAATTCAAAGCAATCTGCGAACAATTTCAAATTCCCTACCGCTATGCCGATCTGGCAACTGCGCTGAATAGTTTCGAGACTGCTTAA
- a CDS encoding HIT domain-containing protein, producing MEHENLWAPWRVEYIQGLSKSSDCFICHDLGKPQDDDKNLVLWRSDKSIVVLNRFPYNNGHLLIAPARHIPDIEQASDEELLELTRLIRESKKALSLAIKPHGFNVGMNFGRCAGAGLPEHFHIHIVPRWDGDTNFMSVCTNTNVISQSLTELLEQLKQISKEHNLPAL from the coding sequence TTGGAACACGAAAATCTCTGGGCGCCATGGCGGGTCGAATACATCCAGGGCCTTAGCAAAAGCAGTGACTGTTTTATCTGTCATGATTTGGGCAAGCCGCAGGATGATGATAAAAACCTGGTGTTATGGCGCTCAGACAAAAGTATCGTAGTGCTGAATCGCTTTCCCTATAATAACGGCCATTTACTGATAGCCCCAGCCCGGCATATCCCCGACATCGAGCAGGCAAGCGACGAAGAGCTGCTGGAATTGACCAGATTAATCAGGGAATCGAAAAAGGCCCTTTCACTGGCGATAAAACCACACGGCTTCAATGTCGGAATGAATTTTGGCAGGTGTGCCGGAGCGGGATTGCCCGAGCATTTTCATATCCACATCGTCCCGCGATGGGATGGGGACACTAATTTTATGAGCGTCTGCACAAACACCAATGTTATCAGCCAAAGCCTGACCGAACTTCTGGAGCAATTAAAGCAGATAAGTAAAGAGCATAACCTTCCAGCTTTATAA
- the ilvD gene encoding dihydroxy-acid dehydratase translates to MRSDTVKKGFQRAPHRGLLHACGLTDADINKPFIGIANSFCEIVPGHVHLNKVAQIVKDAVRQAGGTPFEFNTIAVCDGIAMAHTGMRYSLASREIIADSVETMVQAHCLDGLVCIPNCDKIVPGMLMAAVRLNIPTIFVSGGPMAAGKTKDGKPIDLISIFEGVAGFNAGKITEEQLTELECAACPSQGSCSGMFTANSMNCLCEAVGMALPGNGTVLAVNPKRQELYKQAGKQILTLIEKDIKPLDIITDKSLDNAYALDMAMGGSTNTVLHGLAVANEAGIKYDLERINAVSKKCPNICKVSPSSSWHVEDVDKAGGVSAILKEISKIEGLLNLNCPTVTGKTLGENIAGAEIKNTDCIHTLDNPYSKTGGLAILKGNIAPNGGVVKTAGVAEKMLTHTGPAVVFESQEDACEGILAGKAKAGDVIVIRNEGPRGGPGMVEMLSPTSYVIGAGLGESVALITDGRFSGGTKGACIGHISPEAAVGGPIGLLKNGDIIEIDIPNNTINVKLTDKQLAERKKSWKPPKPRITKGYLAKYASMATSADTGAILKW, encoded by the coding sequence ATGAGAAGTGACACGGTTAAAAAAGGTTTCCAGCGGGCGCCTCACAGGGGCTTGCTTCATGCCTGCGGATTGACTGATGCCGATATAAATAAGCCCTTCATCGGTATTGCCAACAGCTTTTGTGAGATAGTGCCGGGCCACGTTCACCTTAATAAGGTGGCTCAGATTGTCAAGGATGCGGTTCGCCAGGCAGGTGGAACACCTTTCGAATTTAACACCATAGCGGTCTGCGATGGTATCGCTATGGCACATACGGGTATGAGATATTCGCTGGCCTCCCGCGAGATTATCGCCGATTCAGTCGAGACTATGGTGCAGGCCCATTGCCTTGATGGCCTGGTTTGTATTCCCAACTGCGACAAAATTGTTCCGGGTATGCTTATGGCTGCGGTCAGGCTGAATATCCCGACGATTTTTGTCTCCGGCGGGCCTATGGCAGCCGGCAAAACAAAAGATGGAAAACCCATCGACCTTATCAGCATATTTGAAGGTGTTGCCGGATTCAATGCTGGAAAAATTACCGAGGAACAGTTAACAGAGCTTGAATGCGCAGCTTGTCCTTCGCAGGGGAGCTGTTCTGGAATGTTCACCGCCAATTCGATGAATTGTCTCTGCGAAGCTGTCGGAATGGCCCTGCCGGGCAACGGAACTGTCCTGGCGGTTAATCCGAAACGTCAGGAGCTTTATAAACAGGCGGGTAAACAAATTCTGACGCTCATCGAAAAAGATATTAAGCCGCTCGATATAATCACAGACAAATCTCTGGACAACGCCTACGCTCTGGATATGGCGATGGGCGGCTCGACAAATACCGTCCTGCATGGCTTAGCTGTTGCTAACGAGGCCGGCATCAAATATGACCTTGAACGTATTAATGCCGTTTCCAAAAAGTGCCCGAATATCTGCAAGGTGTCTCCTTCGAGCAGTTGGCACGTCGAAGACGTTGACAAAGCCGGCGGCGTAAGCGCGATACTTAAGGAAATAAGCAAAATCGAAGGGCTGCTTAATCTGAATTGTCCCACCGTTACAGGAAAAACGCTCGGTGAAAATATCGCGGGCGCCGAAATCAAAAACACGGATTGTATTCACACACTGGATAATCCCTATTCGAAGACAGGCGGCTTGGCCATCCTTAAAGGCAATATCGCCCCGAATGGCGGCGTGGTAAAAACAGCGGGAGTCGCCGAAAAGATGCTGACGCACACCGGCCCAGCGGTCGTTTTCGAGAGCCAGGAAGATGCCTGCGAAGGCATTTTGGCCGGCAAGGCAAAAGCAGGGGATGTCATTGTAATTCGCAATGAAGGCCCGAGGGGCGGACCGGGTATGGTCGAAATGTTAAGCCCCACAAGCTACGTCATAGGCGCTGGGTTAGGCGAGTCGGTCGCCTTGATTACGGACGGCAGGTTCAGCGGCGGAACAAAAGGCGCATGCATCGGACATATCAGCCCGGAGGCAGCGGTGGGCGGCCCGATTGGCTTGTTAAAGAATGGCGACATTATCGAAATCGACATTCCGAACAATACTATAAATGTCAAATTGACCGATAAGCAGCTTGCCGAACGAAAAAAGAGCTGGAAGCCGCCTAAGCCGCGTATAACAAAGGGCTATCTCGCAAAATACGCCTCGATGGCAACCTCCGCTGATACCGGCGCTATTTTGAAGTGGTAA
- a CDS encoding D-alanine--D-alanine ligase: MTAEPSAGPQSPLKVKAAVLMGGIGEERDISIQSGGCVAQALKQARLNVVTYDVRPDNLEILEDGSIDVFFLALHGRFGEDGQLQQILEDKGLCYTGSGPQACRLALDKMASKKAFAKAGVPTPAVVEFKPDADPSKLEKHIKQVADKFVVKPVSQGSSVGVTIVDNPKSALAEAQKCSASFGDCMIEEYIAGREITVGVLLDRALPIIEIKSKTDFYDYHAKYVDDRTQFLFDTIGDPSLTKKIEAAAIDCFNALGLRHFARLDFILSDDENFYALEANSIPGLTSHSLLPKAAARIGLSMSDLCTKIIDAALENKKAACRSRKSK; this comes from the coding sequence ATGACCGCTGAACCTTCGGCAGGCCCCCAATCACCTTTAAAGGTAAAAGCAGCCGTCCTTATGGGCGGTATCGGCGAAGAGCGCGACATCAGCATCCAAAGCGGCGGCTGTGTAGCCCAGGCATTAAAACAGGCCCGCCTGAATGTGGTAACTTACGATGTAAGACCTGACAATCTGGAAATACTTGAAGACGGCAGTATCGATGTGTTCTTTCTTGCGCTGCACGGCAGGTTCGGCGAAGACGGCCAATTGCAGCAAATACTCGAAGACAAAGGACTTTGCTATACCGGCAGCGGGCCCCAGGCGTGCAGACTGGCCCTTGACAAAATGGCAAGCAAAAAAGCTTTTGCCAAAGCCGGCGTACCCACTCCTGCGGTGGTTGAGTTCAAACCCGATGCCGACCCCTCCAAACTTGAAAAGCATATCAAACAGGTTGCAGATAAATTCGTGGTCAAACCTGTATCACAGGGAAGCAGCGTCGGCGTCACCATAGTTGATAACCCGAAGTCGGCCCTGGCAGAAGCGCAAAAGTGCTCAGCCAGTTTCGGCGACTGTATGATTGAAGAATACATCGCCGGACGCGAGATAACCGTCGGCGTGCTGCTGGACCGGGCGCTGCCCATTATCGAAATTAAAAGTAAAACTGACTTTTACGATTATCACGCAAAATACGTCGATGACAGAACACAGTTTCTTTTCGACACAATTGGCGACCCTTCGCTGACAAAAAAAATCGAAGCTGCAGCGATTGATTGTTTCAACGCGCTCGGGCTGAGGCACTTTGCGAGACTCGATTTTATTTTAAGCGATGACGAAAATTTTTATGCCCTCGAAGCCAACTCTATTCCGGGACTGACAAGCCATTCGCTTCTGCCAAAGGCCGCGGCCAGGATAGGGTTGTCAATGAGCGATTTGTGTACGAAAATAATCGATGCGGCTTTGGAAAACAAAAAAGCTGCGTGCCGTTCGAGGAAATCCAAATAA
- a CDS encoding phosphatidylglycerophosphatase A, with product MIMKRLLTSCFGLGRLPVAPGTWGSLPSVMLFVLMSYFEFSSLEISIIMAVLALIGSIICIKFAPAIIAATNKTDPSEIVADEFSGQAVTFLFIAAAPIKNIWVAGLLGFFLFRFFDILKPWPIRKLEKLPKGWGILADDLLAGVFAGIVSLVCLVLWSNWNLPGEH from the coding sequence ATGATTATGAAAAGATTGCTTACATCATGTTTTGGTCTTGGCCGGCTGCCCGTTGCTCCGGGAACATGGGGCTCACTTCCGTCGGTGATGCTCTTTGTCCTTATGTCTTACTTTGAGTTTTCGTCCCTCGAAATATCAATCATAATGGCGGTTTTGGCCCTGATTGGTTCCATTATCTGTATCAAATTTGCTCCCGCCATAATCGCAGCAACAAATAAAACCGACCCTTCGGAAATAGTCGCCGATGAATTTTCCGGCCAGGCTGTTACGTTTTTATTCATCGCAGCGGCCCCAATCAAAAACATTTGGGTCGCCGGATTGCTCGGCTTTTTTCTCTTCAGGTTTTTTGACATTCTTAAACCCTGGCCAATCCGAAAACTTGAGAAACTTCCCAAAGGATGGGGAATCCTCGCAGACGATTTATTAGCAGGGGTATTTGCAGGAATTGTCTCGCTTGTTTGTCTTGTTTTATGGAGTAATTGGAACTTGCCAGGAGAGCACTGA
- the murC gene encoding UDP-N-acetylmuramate--L-alanine ligase has protein sequence MKQQGLETRQKSIKAVHRYEVVGSGKKVSVAGKRFHFIGAGGTGMSGLAQLLIKHKAIVTGSDQTASDVTEKLCQTGADIKIGHKEHNLNPATDAVVISAAIKEDNPELKLARRENIRVYKYAQMLGELMDFYDGIAVSGTHGKSTTSGWIVYLLKQAGADPNFIIGAKISQLDSSSGAADGKHFVAEACEYDRSFLNLKPKIGCILNIEADHLDYYKNEAEIVEAFEEFASRIKPGGVLIANGQDENAAKVIQQLPGDRRCETFGLDESCNFYAKNLRLSNGLYSFGIYHNGELLGAAKISLPGKHNVLNALAVTAMAVNAGLPPQQILQLLPGFTGVERRLMLKGQVGQITVLDDYAHHPTEIRASLAAIRQKYQPKRVWCIFQPHQYSRTRFLLDDFAESFKLADIIIVPEIYFVRDSQEEKKEVNAQILVERVRANGTEAIFIDGFGNICDYLKKKTGPGDLVVTMGAGDIWKVADEYLQWLRKNN, from the coding sequence ATGAAACAGCAGGGTTTAGAAACTCGCCAGAAAAGTATCAAAGCGGTTCATAGATATGAGGTCGTTGGAAGCGGAAAAAAAGTGAGCGTAGCAGGAAAAAGATTTCATTTCATCGGTGCGGGCGGGACAGGAATGAGCGGATTGGCGCAGCTTTTGATAAAACACAAGGCAATTGTGACCGGCTCGGACCAAACGGCAAGCGATGTGACAGAAAAGCTTTGCCAAACAGGCGCTGATATAAAAATCGGCCACAAGGAGCATAACTTAAACCCGGCGACTGACGCTGTTGTTATATCCGCTGCAATAAAGGAAGATAACCCCGAACTGAAATTGGCCCGCCGGGAGAACATTCGAGTTTATAAATACGCCCAGATGCTCGGCGAATTAATGGACTTCTATGACGGCATAGCCGTAAGCGGCACTCACGGCAAGAGCACAACAAGCGGCTGGATAGTTTATCTGCTCAAGCAAGCCGGGGCCGACCCGAATTTTATCATCGGGGCCAAAATCAGCCAGTTAGACAGTTCATCCGGCGCAGCGGACGGTAAACATTTCGTCGCTGAGGCCTGCGAATATGACAGGAGTTTTCTTAATTTAAAACCCAAAATCGGCTGCATACTGAATATCGAGGCCGACCATCTCGACTACTACAAGAATGAAGCAGAAATAGTCGAGGCGTTTGAGGAGTTCGCGAGCAGGATAAAGCCCGGCGGCGTGCTGATCGCAAATGGACAGGACGAGAATGCGGCGAAAGTCATTCAACAATTACCAGGTGACAGACGCTGTGAAACATTCGGGCTCGATGAAAGCTGTAATTTCTACGCCAAAAATCTCCGGTTGAGCAACGGACTCTATTCCTTTGGCATTTATCACAATGGTGAATTGCTGGGAGCGGCTAAAATTTCCCTGCCGGGCAAACACAACGTCCTAAATGCCCTGGCAGTAACAGCTATGGCGGTTAACGCTGGATTGCCCCCTCAGCAAATACTCCAATTACTGCCTGGGTTCACCGGTGTCGAGCGCCGATTGATGCTAAAAGGCCAGGTCGGTCAAATCACGGTTCTTGACGATTACGCCCACCATCCGACTGAAATCAGGGCATCACTTGCGGCTATTCGTCAAAAATACCAGCCCAAACGCGTCTGGTGCATTTTCCAGCCGCACCAGTACAGCAGAACAAGATTTTTACTTGATGATTTTGCGGAAAGCTTTAAGCTTGCCGATATAATTATTGTGCCGGAGATTTATTTCGTCAGGGACTCACAGGAAGAAAAAAAAGAGGTAAATGCACAGATACTCGTCGAGCGGGTGCGGGCCAATGGAACAGAGGCGATATTTATCGACGGTTTCGGGAATATTTGCGATTATCTGAAAAAAAAGACGGGTCCCGGCGATTTGGTAGTTACTATGGGTGCAGGTGATATTTGGAAGGTGGCAGATGAATATCTTCAGTGGCTTAGAAAAAATAATTGA
- the murB gene encoding UDP-N-acetylmuramate dehydrogenase, translating into MNIFSGLEKIIETDYPLAKDTWYGLGGPADYLIRPETVEQLKTIAKRCNENDIPMYMLGFGSNLLIGDDGLRAAVIKLETEKFAQTQFNGEQIVAGAGAKLSELVLTCVKKGLSGLEALTGIPGSIGGAVKMNAGGNFGDIGAAIETVTLMDSQGDTFEKSKPELMFDYRSTNITAQFILNATLKLASADPEQIMRTVKEIWIYKKNSQPLNTRNCGCVFKNPRGVSAGALIDRSGLKGLRIGGAVVSEKHANFILAEDGCKSRDVVRLIDAIKERVNEQFGIELELEIEIWD; encoded by the coding sequence ATGAATATCTTCAGTGGCTTAGAAAAAATAATTGAAACAGATTATCCGCTGGCCAAAGACACATGGTATGGTTTAGGCGGACCGGCGGACTATCTTATAAGACCGGAAACGGTCGAACAACTCAAAACGATAGCCAAGCGGTGCAATGAAAATGACATCCCGATGTATATGCTGGGTTTCGGTTCCAACCTGCTCATCGGTGATGACGGCCTGCGGGCAGCGGTGATAAAGCTCGAAACAGAAAAGTTCGCACAGACCCAATTCAATGGCGAACAGATCGTCGCCGGGGCAGGCGCAAAACTGAGCGAACTGGTTTTAACGTGCGTTAAAAAAGGGCTGTCAGGCCTTGAAGCCCTGACGGGTATACCAGGCTCAATCGGCGGAGCGGTAAAAATGAATGCAGGCGGCAACTTCGGAGATATCGGCGCGGCCATAGAAACCGTCACGCTTATGGACAGCCAAGGCGATACCTTTGAAAAGAGCAAGCCCGAGCTGATGTTCGACTACCGCAGCACAAATATCACCGCCCAATTCATTCTAAATGCTACTCTGAAGCTGGCTAGCGCCGACCCTGAGCAAATTATGCGGACGGTAAAGGAAATCTGGATTTACAAAAAGAACAGTCAGCCGTTAAATACGCGAAATTGCGGCTGTGTATTCAAAAACCCAAGAGGCGTTTCCGCCGGAGCTTTGATTGACAGGTCCGGCTTAAAAGGGCTGCGAATCGGCGGGGCCGTCGTCAGCGAAAAACACGCGAATTTCATCCTCGCGGAGGACGGATGTAAAAGCCGCGACGTCGTGAGACTTATAGACGCCATAAAAGAAAGAGTTAATGAACAGTTCGGCATCGAGCTGGAACTTGAAATAGAAATCTGGGATTAA
- a CDS encoding YkgJ family cysteine cluster protein, whose protein sequence is MEKKASWYVAGLHFECQQCGACCSGPNQGYIWVTRPEIKLIADFLKVEPKQLRQKYLRRVGLRTTIIEQSATKDCIFLRRIDGQRRCMIYPVRPSQCRTWPFWPENLVNADEWNRAVQRCRGINRGRLYSFEEIKEVKNSKKWWQNAKKIVS, encoded by the coding sequence ATGGAAAAGAAAGCCTCTTGGTACGTTGCTGGTTTGCATTTTGAGTGTCAGCAGTGCGGGGCGTGCTGTTCCGGGCCGAACCAGGGTTATATCTGGGTGACGCGGCCGGAGATTAAACTCATCGCTGATTTCTTAAAAGTCGAGCCTAAGCAGTTACGGCAGAAGTATCTGCGGCGTGTGGGTCTGCGGACGACAATTATCGAACAGTCAGCTACCAAAGATTGCATATTTTTGCGAAGAATAGACGGCCAGAGAAGATGTATGATTTACCCTGTTCGACCGAGCCAGTGCAGAACGTGGCCTTTTTGGCCGGAAAATCTTGTTAACGCGGATGAGTGGAACAGGGCGGTTCAGCGATGCAGAGGTATAAACCGGGGCAGGTTGTACAGTTTTGAGGAAATAAAAGAGGTAAAAAATAGTAAAAAATGGTGGCAAAATGCAAAAAAGATAGTCTCCTGA